The following coding sequences lie in one Symbiobacterium terraclitae genomic window:
- a CDS encoding TolC family protein, with the protein MRLPRSLVSALISLTLLTAAGPPAAAADTPPEPLVLGLEQALTLAETLNPGVRLAAIQVSSARSALETAPAAAPAMAPAVAAYLQAQYGISIPQQAITPQAVGQQALLTYEQAASQHLSARQQVRAGALQAYVTWQKAVATVEAQQAALERTRTQLANVEAAVAVGSASQYDLLQVQAALAGQQAALIGAQAMEEAARSALGQVIGTPIAANVRPEPDTLRSEEVALPTDLESLIAQAVSRRPDLRDAALDLAGRRLQTGLSADGTGAAQQVQAAASQYELALARARAEVTQAYLAAHGALEELRAREKALEPAREALRLAELRYDAGLATWVEVQAASAAALEAEAGRIQAAANLRLRLLELRQALGEL; encoded by the coding sequence ATGCGACTCCCGCGCTCCCTGGTATCAGCGCTGATCTCCCTGACGCTCCTCACCGCGGCGGGCCCGCCCGCCGCGGCCGCAGACACCCCGCCGGAGCCGCTCGTCCTCGGCCTGGAGCAGGCCCTGACCCTGGCGGAGACCCTGAACCCCGGCGTGCGGCTGGCGGCCATCCAGGTCTCCTCGGCCCGGTCCGCGCTGGAGACCGCCCCGGCGGCCGCTCCGGCCATGGCCCCTGCCGTTGCCGCGTATCTGCAGGCCCAGTACGGCATCTCCATTCCCCAGCAGGCGATCACGCCGCAGGCCGTGGGGCAGCAGGCGCTCCTCACCTACGAACAGGCCGCTTCCCAGCACCTCTCGGCCAGACAGCAGGTGCGGGCCGGCGCGCTGCAGGCCTACGTGACCTGGCAGAAGGCCGTCGCCACCGTCGAGGCGCAGCAGGCTGCCCTCGAGCGGACCCGCACCCAGCTGGCCAACGTGGAGGCCGCGGTCGCAGTGGGCAGCGCCTCCCAGTACGACCTGCTCCAGGTACAGGCGGCCCTCGCCGGCCAGCAGGCGGCCTTGATCGGCGCACAGGCCATGGAGGAGGCGGCGCGCAGCGCCCTGGGACAGGTGATCGGCACGCCGATCGCCGCCAACGTCAGGCCGGAGCCCGATACGCTGCGGTCGGAGGAAGTCGCCCTGCCCACCGACCTGGAGTCCCTCATCGCACAGGCGGTTTCCCGCCGCCCCGACCTGCGGGACGCCGCGCTCGACCTTGCCGGCCGCAGGCTCCAGACCGGCCTGTCGGCCGATGGTACCGGCGCCGCGCAGCAGGTGCAGGCCGCCGCCTCCCAGTACGAACTGGCCCTGGCCCGGGCCAGGGCCGAGGTGACCCAGGCCTACCTCGCCGCCCACGGCGCACTGGAGGAGCTGAGGGCGCGCGAGAAGGCCCTGGAGCCGGCCCGCGAGGCCCTGCGCCTGGCCGAGCTCCGCTACGATGCCGGACTCGCCACCTGGGTGGAGGTGCAGGCCGCCTCCGCTGCGGCCCTCGAGGCCGAGGCCGGACGCATCCAGGCAGCGGCCAACCTGCGCCTGCGCCTGCTGGAGTTGCGCCAGGCCCTGGGCGAGCTATAG
- a CDS encoding DUF4363 family protein, translated as MNARMRQLIYIGLPVVIVTVTVLLFNMGGILKRSFGADDDVAGRLNQLLSLTQQRDWDRAHTTIDDVSQAWQRVRGRIHITSTTDEIELFDLELAGLRGAIDTRDEAQVNIAVRRLIALWEDIGV; from the coding sequence GTGAACGCACGCATGCGTCAGCTGATCTACATCGGCCTGCCCGTCGTGATCGTCACCGTCACCGTCCTGCTGTTCAACATGGGGGGCATCCTCAAGCGTTCCTTCGGGGCCGACGACGACGTGGCCGGCCGTCTGAACCAGCTCCTGAGCCTCACCCAACAGCGCGACTGGGACCGGGCGCACACCACAATCGACGACGTCAGCCAAGCCTGGCAGCGCGTGCGCGGACGAATCCACATCACGTCAACCACCGATGAAATTGAGTTGTTTGATCTCGAACTGGCCGGCCTTCGCGGCGCTATCGACACGCGTGACGAGGCCCAGGTGAACATCGCCGTACGCCGGCTCATCGCCCTCTGGGAGGACATCGGGGTCTGA